A single Roseinatronobacter monicus DNA region contains:
- a CDS encoding aminodeoxychorismate synthase component I: MQIRFDKGPDDAAVWFDDARDQIVARSLADVGPAFAQMQQALDNGHWLAGYASYELGYALEPRLHATLPEGRALPLICFGVYDAPAPAAPLAAGHAALHGLVPRWDAATYAQVFARLHAWIGSGDIYQANLTFPMDAQVSGTSTALYAALTAQQKVGHGALVLQQDLPDLLSRSPELFFRVTSDGQITTRPMKGTMPRGATEQEDAALRAQLEGDPKIQAENLMIVDLLRNDISRLCRIGSVKVPELFAIETYATVHQMTSLVTGQLNAGHKVGDVFQALFPCGSITGAPKLRAMEIIRALEPWPRDAYCGAIGWFAPDGRADFNVAIRTLMVQDDRAVLNVGGGIVWDSTAAAEYEEALWKARYATAFHTEPA; the protein is encoded by the coding sequence GTGCAGATACGGTTTGACAAAGGCCCTGATGACGCTGCCGTCTGGTTTGACGATGCGCGTGATCAGATAGTGGCCCGGTCCCTTGCCGATGTCGGGCCTGCCTTTGCGCAGATGCAACAGGCGCTGGACAATGGTCACTGGCTGGCAGGCTATGCAAGCTACGAGCTAGGCTATGCGTTAGAGCCGCGCCTGCACGCCACCTTGCCAGAGGGGCGCGCGCTGCCGCTGATCTGTTTCGGGGTCTATGACGCGCCCGCCCCAGCCGCCCCGCTTGCGGCAGGTCATGCAGCGCTGCACGGGCTTGTTCCGCGCTGGGATGCGGCGACCTATGCGCAGGTGTTTGCGCGGCTGCATGCGTGGATCGGGTCTGGTGACATCTATCAGGCCAATCTGACCTTTCCGATGGATGCACAGGTGTCGGGCACGTCTACAGCGCTCTATGCGGCACTTACAGCGCAGCAAAAAGTCGGGCATGGCGCGCTTGTCTTGCAGCAGGATTTGCCTGATCTTCTGTCACGCTCGCCCGAGTTGTTCTTTCGCGTCACAAGCGATGGGCAGATCACCACCCGCCCAATGAAGGGAACCATGCCGCGCGGGGCAACAGAACAGGAAGATGCCGCGCTGCGCGCGCAGCTTGAGGGTGATCCGAAAATACAGGCCGAAAATCTGATGATCGTGGATTTGCTGCGCAATGACATCAGCCGTTTATGCCGCATCGGCAGCGTCAAAGTGCCCGAGTTATTCGCCATCGAGACTTATGCCACAGTGCATCAGATGACCTCGCTTGTGACCGGCCAGTTGAACGCGGGGCACAAGGTGGGCGATGTGTTTCAGGCGCTGTTTCCCTGCGGCTCTATCACCGGCGCGCCAAAGCTGCGCGCGATGGAGATTATTCGCGCGTTGGAGCCTTGGCCGCGCGACGCTTATTGCGGGGCGATTGGCTGGTTCGCGCCGGACGGGCGCGCAGATTTCAACGTGGCGATCCGCACTTTGATGGTGCAGGATGACCGTGCAGTGTTGAATGTCGGCGGCGGTATCGTCTGGGATTCAACCGCCGCCGCCGAATATGAGGAAGCATTGTGGAAAGCACGTTACGCAACCGCGTTCCACACGGAACCCGCCTGA
- a CDS encoding aminotransferase class IV family protein encodes MESTLRNRVPHGTRLIETFGWYPGLRHADLHLARMARSASILGFPFDGTRARARMQQHSPTPLRCRLTLDAAGALEVTTAPLPPSPQFWRVRVAGDRVHADDPWLAVKSTQRALYDRMRAALPEGVDEWLFLNDRDELAEGTITNLFLVMPDGRKLTPARACGVLPGVLRAHLLADGWAEARLSLRDLHAARQVFMGNALRGLIPAKLDLQAHA; translated from the coding sequence GTGGAAAGCACGTTACGCAACCGCGTTCCACACGGAACCCGCCTGATCGAAACATTTGGCTGGTATCCGGGGCTGCGCCATGCTGACCTGCATCTGGCGCGCATGGCCCGCAGCGCCAGCATTCTGGGCTTTCCATTCGACGGCACACGGGCGCGCGCGCGGATGCAGCAGCACAGCCCGACGCCCTTGCGGTGCCGCCTGACACTGGACGCCGCCGGCGCGCTGGAGGTGACGACCGCACCCTTGCCCCCGTCGCCCCAGTTCTGGCGCGTGCGCGTGGCTGGCGACCGTGTCCATGCAGATGATCCGTGGCTGGCGGTCAAATCGACCCAGCGCGCGCTCTATGACCGGATGCGCGCCGCCCTGCCCGAGGGGGTGGATGAATGGTTGTTTCTAAATGACCGCGATGAATTGGCCGAGGGGACGATTACCAATCTGTTCCTTGTCATGCCCGATGGACGCAAGCTGACCCCAGCGCGCGCGTGTGGCGTCTTGCCGGGGGTCTTGCGCGCGCATTTGCTGGCCGATGGTTGGGCCGAGGCCCGCCTGAGCCTGCGCGATCTGCACGCTGCCAGACAAGTGTTCATGGGCAACGCCCTGCGCGGCTTGATCCCGGCAAAGCTGGATCTGCAAGCCCACGCCTGA
- a CDS encoding hydrogenase subunit MbhD domain-containing protein: protein MSVALDITLCALILGVGWASVTGQGVFRAVIFFITYGLLLAIAWARLGAYDVALAEAAISAGLTGVLLLAAYGRLRRLNAGAEPPIAVNLPAAVVATGIAAGLVWAWFALPAPTAPDLSEVLPQSGVGNPVTAVLLNFRAWDTLLESIILLAALIGVWMLARDDAWEAPLGLPYHARPGGVLASFGRVLPPIGLIFGVYLVWAGADTTGGAFQGGTVLAAVCLVTMMAGILRAPRVAQPAWRAALVLGPGVFLLSGLAGALFAQGFLGLPPDLAKPAIVTIEAALTVSIAVTLVLLVIGPPDDGGHVA, encoded by the coding sequence ATGAGCGTGGCGCTGGACATCACGCTGTGCGCGCTGATCCTTGGAGTGGGATGGGCGAGTGTGACCGGCCAAGGTGTCTTTCGGGCGGTGATTTTCTTTATCACCTACGGGTTGCTGCTGGCCATCGCATGGGCGCGGTTGGGGGCCTATGACGTGGCCTTGGCCGAGGCGGCGATCAGCGCAGGGCTGACAGGGGTGCTGCTTCTGGCCGCTTATGGCCGCCTGCGCCGCCTGAATGCAGGGGCAGAGCCGCCTATAGCTGTGAACCTGCCCGCCGCGGTCGTCGCTACCGGCATTGCCGCCGGGCTTGTCTGGGCATGGTTCGCCTTGCCTGCGCCCACCGCGCCCGATCTGTCGGAGGTGCTGCCGCAATCGGGTGTCGGCAATCCTGTGACGGCGGTGCTGCTGAATTTCCGCGCATGGGACACGCTGTTGGAAAGCATTATCCTGCTGGCCGCGCTGATCGGGGTGTGGATGCTGGCGCGCGATGATGCGTGGGAGGCCCCGCTGGGCCTGCCCTATCACGCGCGTCCGGGGGGCGTGCTAGCCAGTTTCGGGCGCGTTTTACCGCCCATTGGCCTGATCTTCGGGGTCTATCTGGTCTGGGCGGGTGCCGATACCACTGGCGGGGCGTTTCAGGGCGGCACTGTGCTGGCGGCGGTGTGCCTTGTCACGATGATGGCGGGTATCTTGCGCGCCCCGCGGGTGGCGCAACCGGCATGGCGCGCGGCATTGGTCCTGGGGCCGGGGGTGTTCTTGCTCTCTGGGCTGGCGGGCGCGCTGTTCGCGCAGGGGTTTCTTGGTCTGCCGCCCGATCTGGCAAAACCCGCCATCGTGACAATCGAGGCGGCGCTAACTGTGTCGATTGCCGTCACACTGGTTTTGCTGGTAATTGGCCCGCCGGATGACGGGGGGCACGTGGCATGA
- a CDS encoding monovalent cation/H+ antiporter complex subunit F has protein sequence MTVWLHIVAIVLLASLGGALWRVWLGPSHSDRMMAAQLIGTSGVAVLIVLAAIQDWTVLVVALALSLLAALAAVGFVKAESPDGAGDPEEARPPDGWRDTPDDRAQDG, from the coding sequence ATGACCGTCTGGCTGCATATCGTGGCCATTGTGCTGCTGGCCAGCCTTGGTGGTGCGCTGTGGCGGGTCTGGCTTGGGCCGTCGCATTCCGACCGGATGATGGCGGCGCAACTTATCGGCACAAGCGGGGTTGCTGTGCTGATCGTGCTGGCGGCGATACAGGATTGGACAGTGCTGGTCGTGGCCTTGGCGCTGTCGCTCTTGGCCGCGCTGGCAGCGGTGGGGTTCGTCAAGGCGGAAAGCCCCGATGGCGCGGGCGACCCGGAAGAAGCGCGCCCCCCCGATGGGTGGCGCGATACGCCCGATGACAGGGCACAGGATGGCTGA
- a CDS encoding cation:proton antiporter, producing MADLATYLLTGLGLVFFVAGTVGLIRFPDSFSRLHALTKGDNLGLGFIALGIAFQTETWAQLAMLALIWVLALLAAGTVAQLVARAALTASRDP from the coding sequence ATGGCTGATCTGGCAACCTATCTGCTGACGGGATTGGGGCTTGTGTTCTTTGTCGCAGGCACGGTCGGTCTGATCCGGTTTCCCGACAGTTTCAGCCGCCTGCATGCGCTGACCAAAGGCGATAATCTGGGCCTTGGCTTCATCGCCCTTGGGATCGCCTTCCAGACCGAGACTTGGGCGCAACTGGCCATGCTGGCGCTGATCTGGGTGCTGGCGCTTTTGGCGGCGGGGACTGTGGCGCAGCTTGTCGCGCGCGCGGCCCTGACCGCATCGCGTGACCCATGA
- a CDS encoding complex I subunit 5 family protein, with translation MTTALPVLVLMTSLVPAAITFFLAQDSHTLRNTLQLGGAVLKLGLIVWMLFAVAGGAAYEAEFPLAPGLVVLLRVDALALLFISLSATLWFLTTIYAIAYFGTKAELSRFFGFFSLCVAATTGLALSGSLISFFIFFELLTLSTWPLVAHKQDKPSLAAARVYFAFALPGSAALLWAIIWLESATGPVLFTEPPDLSGLDPAALRAIFALFIIGVGVKAALVPLHGWLPAAMAAPAPVSALLHAVAVVKAGAFGVVRVVYDVFGAENMTALGVGTPLAIVASFTIVWGSVRALQQDEIKKRLAFSTVSQVSYVVLGAALASPLAMIGGLVHLIHQGLMKITLFFCAGIYDERAGIKRIDGLNGMGARMPLTSVCFSIGAMGMIGLPPLAGFVSKFYLGLGALEAAAPWVLVVLLASTLLNAAYFLPLLYRLWFLPAASNATGDERAPGLVGPAVITAAAIVGVGVLAASPISPLGWATLIVTRGYGP, from the coding sequence ATGACCACGGCCCTGCCTGTGCTGGTTCTGATGACCTCGCTTGTGCCCGCAGCGATCACGTTTTTTCTGGCACAAGACAGCCATACCCTGCGCAACACTTTGCAACTGGGCGGGGCGGTGCTGAAGCTGGGCCTGATTGTCTGGATGCTGTTCGCTGTGGCGGGCGGGGCGGCTTATGAGGCAGAGTTTCCGCTTGCCCCCGGTCTGGTGGTGCTGTTGCGTGTCGATGCTTTGGCACTGCTGTTCATCTCGCTCTCGGCCACACTGTGGTTCCTGACAACCATCTACGCGATTGCCTATTTCGGCACCAAGGCAGAGTTGTCGCGCTTTTTCGGGTTTTTCAGCCTGTGCGTGGCGGCCACGACGGGGCTTGCGCTGTCGGGCTCGTTGATTTCATTTTTCATTTTCTTCGAGTTGCTGACGCTGAGTACATGGCCACTGGTCGCGCATAAGCAGGACAAGCCGTCGCTCGCGGCGGCGCGGGTTTATTTTGCCTTTGCGCTGCCGGGGTCTGCGGCGCTGCTTTGGGCGATTATCTGGCTGGAAAGTGCGACCGGCCCTGTCCTGTTTACAGAGCCGCCGGACCTGAGCGGGCTGGACCCTGCCGCCCTGCGCGCCATTTTCGCGCTGTTTATTATTGGGGTGGGGGTGAAAGCGGCGCTGGTGCCGCTGCATGGCTGGCTGCCCGCCGCGATGGCCGCGCCCGCGCCTGTCTCGGCGCTGCTCCATGCGGTGGCGGTGGTGAAAGCGGGGGCATTTGGAGTGGTGCGCGTGGTCTATGATGTGTTCGGGGCTGAGAACATGACCGCGCTGGGGGTGGGCACCCCTTTGGCGATTGTCGCGTCCTTTACCATTGTCTGGGGGTCTGTCCGCGCCTTGCAGCAAGATGAGATCAAGAAGCGGCTGGCATTCTCGACCGTCTCGCAGGTCAGCTATGTTGTGTTGGGGGCGGCCCTTGCCAGCCCCTTAGCAATGATTGGCGGCTTGGTGCATCTGATCCATCAGGGCCTGATGAAGATCACGCTGTTTTTCTGCGCTGGAATTTATGACGAACGCGCGGGTATCAAACGCATTGACGGGCTGAACGGTATGGGCGCGCGGATGCCGCTGACCTCGGTCTGTTTCAGCATTGGGGCGATGGGTATGATAGGCTTGCCGCCACTGGCGGGGTTTGTCAGCAAGTTCTATCTTGGATTGGGCGCGCTAGAGGCAGCCGCGCCGTGGGTTCTGGTGGTGCTGCTGGCGTCAACCTTGCTGAATGCGGCCTATTTCCTGCCGCTTCTGTATCGGCTGTGGTTTCTGCCTGCCGCGTCCAATGCGACAGGGGATGAGCGCGCGCCGGGGTTGGTGGGGCCTGCTGTCATTACGGCAGCGGCGATTGTGGGGGTAGGGGTGCTGGCCGCCAGCCCGATCAGTCCGCTGGGCTGGGCCACGCTGATCGTTACACGGGGGTATGGACCATGA
- a CDS encoding NADH-quinone oxidoreductase subunit K, with amino-acid sequence MSLSVFALTGAALVGLGVYGLLARAHMLRRVIAFNLIGSGLFLFFGAAAARSTDVDPIPQALIITGIVVALSTSALAVGLVVALARSTGKAYLPDDEGGA; translated from the coding sequence ATGAGCCTGAGCGTCTTTGCCCTGACAGGGGCCGCATTGGTGGGGCTTGGGGTGTACGGCCTTTTGGCGCGCGCGCATATGCTGCGCCGCGTGATTGCGTTCAACCTGATCGGCTCTGGCCTGTTTTTGTTCTTTGGCGCGGCGGCGGCGCGCAGCACAGACGTGGACCCGATCCCGCAGGCGTTGATTATCACCGGCATTGTCGTCGCCTTGTCTACCAGTGCGCTGGCTGTGGGGCTGGTGGTGGCGCTTGCGCGCAGCACTGGCAAAGCCTATCTGCCCGACGATGAGGGCGGCGCGTGA
- a CDS encoding pyridoxamine 5'-phosphate oxidase family protein, which yields MSADPHPWAVDLADLHAQVWTRFTRGVRDRRAPTRHPTLATVTPNGLPQARTVVLRAADRRAGSLDFHTDLHSAKVTELRATPFAALHVWDSAAHLQMRLEGDVTILSGDDVADIWTRVPAPARLAYGSTPAPGKPIADGLSYAKKTDPAAFCVLRLRILAMDIVHLGADHRRARFTRANNWAGQWLAP from the coding sequence ATGAGTGCGGACCCGCACCCTTGGGCCGTTGATCTGGCCGATCTGCATGCACAGGTCTGGACGCGTTTTACGCGCGGGGTCCGCGACCGCCGCGCGCCCACGCGCCACCCCACCCTTGCCACGGTCACACCCAACGGCCTGCCCCAAGCCCGCACGGTTGTGTTGCGTGCCGCTGACCGGCGGGCAGGCAGTCTGGACTTTCACACTGACCTCCATTCGGCCAAGGTGACAGAGTTGCGCGCAACCCCCTTCGCGGCGCTGCATGTCTGGGACAGTGCCGCGCATTTGCAGATGCGGCTGGAAGGGGACGTGACCATCCTGTCCGGCGATGATGTCGCTGACATCTGGACGCGTGTGCCCGCGCCTGCGCGGCTGGCCTACGGCAGCACCCCTGCGCCGGGAAAGCCGATTGCAGACGGGCTGTCCTATGCAAAAAAAACCGATCCCGCTGCGTTTTGTGTGCTGCGTCTGCGCATTCTTGCAATGGATATCGTGCATTTGGGCGCCGATCACAGGCGCGCAAGGTTCACGCGCGCGAACAACTGGGCGGGGCAATGGCTGGCCCCATGA
- a CDS encoding complex I subunit 5 family protein encodes MIALIAGLTLPLLAALASIALPLRARVPAALLGVALTLIASLWLAVEVWHNGPVALLLGGWPPPIGIALQADGLGAALGVMTALVMVGVALAARVELAPSVAGARASFGFWPLMLLLWGALNAVFVSRDLFNLYVGLELITLTAVALVAISGKAQAIAAALRYLLFALAGSLLYLAGVVLTYAAHGTLDITLLATRAPAPGDALALGLMTAGLLAKTALFPFHVWLPPAHSAAPAPASALLSALVPKASLLIVLRLWFEAMPDLAAPSALLVLASLGAIAVIWGGVLALVQKRLKLIVAYSTVAQLGYVFLVLPLAGGDGAAQPWAAGAWTGGIFQMLSHGLAKAAMFLAAGIYLAAVGSDRLGDLRGQARALPMTGFAFALAAVTLMGLPPSGGFTAKYLLMTAAFASGQWAWAFVLVGGGLLAAAYLYRPLAALFAREVARTPRPISRLWQAVPLVLAALSIALGLLSAVPFDFLQIGRPDQAAEGL; translated from the coding sequence GTGATCGCGCTGATTGCAGGCCTGACCCTGCCGCTTCTGGCCGCATTGGCAAGCATTGCGCTGCCGCTTCGCGCGCGGGTGCCTGCGGCACTGCTGGGCGTGGCGCTGACGCTGATCGCGTCGCTTTGGCTGGCGGTCGAAGTCTGGCACAATGGCCCGGTTGCGCTGCTACTGGGCGGATGGCCCCCCCCCATTGGCATTGCGTTGCAGGCAGATGGTCTGGGTGCGGCGCTGGGCGTGATGACCGCGCTGGTCATGGTGGGTGTTGCATTGGCCGCGCGGGTCGAGCTGGCGCCAAGCGTTGCGGGCGCGCGCGCAAGTTTCGGGTTCTGGCCGCTGATGCTGCTGTTATGGGGCGCGCTGAACGCCGTGTTCGTGTCGCGCGACCTGTTCAACCTGTATGTCGGGCTGGAGTTGATTACGCTGACGGCCGTGGCGCTGGTGGCGATCTCGGGCAAGGCGCAGGCCATCGCCGCTGCCTTGCGCTACTTGTTATTCGCGCTGGCCGGGTCGCTGCTGTATCTGGCGGGGGTGGTCCTGACCTATGCCGCGCATGGCACGTTGGATATCACGCTTCTGGCGACGCGCGCGCCTGCACCAGGGGATGCGCTGGCACTGGGGCTGATGACGGCTGGATTGCTGGCCAAGACGGCGTTGTTTCCGTTTCACGTCTGGCTGCCGCCTGCGCATTCTGCCGCTCCCGCGCCTGCCTCGGCGCTGCTGTCGGCGCTGGTGCCCAAGGCCTCGTTGCTGATCGTGCTGCGGCTGTGGTTCGAGGCGATGCCCGATCTTGCCGCCCCCAGTGCCCTGCTGGTGCTGGCGAGCCTTGGGGCGATAGCGGTGATCTGGGGCGGGGTGCTGGCGCTGGTGCAAAAGCGGCTGAAATTGATTGTCGCCTATTCGACAGTCGCGCAGCTTGGCTATGTGTTTCTGGTCTTGCCGCTGGCCGGGGGCGACGGGGCCGCACAGCCTTGGGCGGCGGGGGCATGGACCGGCGGGATATTCCAGATGCTCAGCCACGGGCTTGCCAAAGCGGCCATGTTTCTGGCCGCTGGCATCTATCTGGCGGCGGTGGGCAGTGACCGGTTGGGCGATCTGCGCGGGCAGGCGCGGGCCTTGCCGATGACAGGCTTTGCCTTTGCACTTGCGGCGGTCACGCTGATGGGCCTGCCCCCTTCGGGCGGGTTCACGGCGAAATATCTGCTGATGACTGCGGCCTTTGCATCGGGCCAATGGGCTTGGGCGTTTGTGCTGGTTGGCGGCGGTTTGCTGGCGGCGGCATATCTCTACCGCCCCTTGGCCGCACTGTTCGCGCGCGAGGTTGCACGCACGCCGCGCCCGATTTCACGCCTCTGGCAAGCGGTGCCTTTGGTGCTGGCCGCGCTGTCGATTGCACTGGGCCTGCTGTCGGCTGTCCCGTTTGATTTTCTGCAAATCGGACGCCCCGACCAAGCGGCGGAGGGGTTATGA
- a CDS encoding DUF892 family protein produces the protein MDNLKDVYIDQLQDLYSANRQALRVVDELAKAATSTALHAALERGVAGIKDGEQNLEKLIRAKDANPNAEHCKGMEGLVREAKAHALNAEFGMDAARDAVIITQYQRMAHYAIAGYGCAAAFAKQLGFDDDAATLRGMLDAAYSGDKTLSEIAEQTVNKRAA, from the coding sequence ATGGATAATCTGAAAGACGTCTATATCGACCAACTCCAAGACCTGTATAGCGCCAACAGACAAGCGCTTAGGGTAGTGGATGAACTGGCCAAGGCCGCAACCAGCACCGCATTGCACGCAGCGCTTGAACGCGGGGTTGCGGGGATCAAAGATGGTGAGCAAAACCTAGAGAAGCTTATCCGTGCCAAGGACGCAAACCCCAATGCCGAGCATTGCAAAGGCATGGAAGGTCTGGTGCGCGAAGCAAAAGCACATGCCCTGAACGCAGAATTTGGCATGGATGCGGCACGCGATGCGGTCATTATCACGCAGTATCAGCGGATGGCCCATTACGCGATTGCGGGCTATGGCTGCGCCGCTGCATTTGCCAAGCAACTTGGGTTTGACGACGATGCAGCAACCCTGCGCGGTATGCTGGATGCGGCCTATTCGGGTGACAAGACCTTGTCCGAGATTGCGGAGCAGACAGTCAACAAGCGCGCGGCGTGA
- a CDS encoding Na+/H+ antiporter subunit E yields the protein MTRFLLTAILHRTLLLGGVWLVLTGVALEAIALGVVVTGVAVWLSLYLLPATNPLVLWRLARHLPRFVAGSVIGGVDVARRAFSPSMPLTPGWLEVQSDLPDGARAALGGELSLMPGTLSAGSQDGNLLVHLLDTDAGFDDAIPREQSEIAAIIGQTQGRRA from the coding sequence ATGACCCGATTTTTGCTGACAGCTATTTTGCACCGTACACTCCTTCTGGGGGGTGTCTGGCTGGTTTTGACAGGGGTGGCGCTTGAGGCAATCGCCCTTGGCGTCGTGGTCACCGGCGTGGCGGTATGGCTCAGCCTGTATCTGCTGCCTGCAACCAACCCGCTGGTTCTGTGGCGTCTGGCACGCCATCTGCCGCGTTTCGTTGCGGGGTCCGTCATTGGTGGTGTCGATGTGGCCAGACGCGCCTTTTCCCCCAGTATGCCGCTGACACCCGGCTGGCTGGAGGTGCAAAGCGACCTGCCGGATGGTGCGCGCGCAGCCTTGGGCGGAGAATTGTCGCTGATGCCCGGAACGCTGTCGGCGGGCAGTCAGGATGGCAACTTGTTGGTGCATCTGCTGGATACGGATGCGGGCTTTGACGACGCCATCCCGCGCGAGCAAAGCGAGATTGCCGCGATTATCGGGCAAACGCAAGGAAGGCGGGCATGA
- a CDS encoding complex I subunit 5 family protein, which translates to MTALYSGSLVPFAVLLWPLLVGLAPIVPRWRQNALRLLPLAPLPALVFALAGAPGAVVLPDLMLGVELAGVPDAALFLGMTALVWTIAGWYAALSMTRGTEAGIFAGFWCLTLAGNLGVFLAADVITFYLAFAAVSLAAWFLVVHDRTDAALRAGRVYIVLAVLGEAALLSGLMIGAAEASDLQIATVRDAFAEAPLGQLGVALLIAGFGIKAGMVPLHVWLPLAHPAAPVAGSAVLSGAIVKAGLIGMVLFVPEGTAWGTVLMVLGLVGAFGAALWGLTQRNPKAVLAYSTVSQMGLLLALLGAGSEGVAYFALHHGLAKAALFLCVGVMVLSASTYQRRVVLGLAAVLGLSVAGLPLTGGALAKLAAKEGIGDIFALAVTMSSVTTTLVLGWFLICLAGVGTKTSAAPAWQSLFAGVVVLAASALTVPWVLWSGVVALPPDYPLRPANLLDGVWPVLVGLALLVLIRRAKVAEHPPGDLLLLTKGWALRAPGHSLLAWRGRRNRHRILLRLLLRVKHGERWLLHWPVAGSALMGVALVLAVLVGLSR; encoded by the coding sequence ATGACCGCGCTGTATTCCGGCTCTCTCGTGCCATTTGCGGTGCTGCTCTGGCCTTTGCTGGTGGGCTTGGCCCCCATTGTGCCGCGCTGGCGGCAAAATGCGTTGCGCTTGCTGCCGTTGGCCCCTTTGCCAGCATTGGTCTTTGCGCTGGCAGGGGCTCCGGGGGCTGTGGTGTTGCCGGATCTGATGCTGGGGGTTGAACTGGCAGGCGTGCCCGATGCCGCCCTGTTTCTGGGCATGACCGCCTTGGTCTGGACGATTGCAGGCTGGTATGCGGCGCTGAGCATGACGCGCGGAACCGAAGCCGGTATTTTCGCAGGGTTCTGGTGCCTGACGCTGGCTGGCAATCTGGGCGTGTTTCTGGCCGCTGATGTTATCACATTTTATCTGGCCTTCGCGGCGGTGTCGCTGGCGGCGTGGTTCTTGGTTGTGCATGACCGCACCGACGCGGCCCTCAGGGCAGGGCGCGTCTATATCGTACTGGCCGTGCTGGGCGAGGCGGCACTGCTGAGCGGCTTGATGATCGGCGCGGCAGAGGCAAGTGACTTGCAGATCGCCACTGTCCGCGACGCTTTTGCAGAGGCCCCGCTGGGCCAGTTGGGCGTGGCATTGCTGATCGCAGGCTTTGGCATAAAGGCGGGGATGGTGCCGCTGCATGTGTGGTTGCCGCTTGCGCATCCGGCAGCACCGGTCGCGGGGTCGGCGGTGCTGTCGGGCGCAATCGTCAAGGCCGGTCTGATCGGCATGGTGCTGTTCGTGCCAGAGGGCACAGCCTGGGGCACTGTGCTGATGGTGCTGGGCCTAGTGGGGGCGTTTGGTGCCGCGCTCTGGGGGCTGACACAGCGCAACCCAAAGGCGGTGCTGGCCTATTCGACAGTCAGCCAGATGGGGCTGTTGCTGGCCCTTCTGGGTGCGGGGTCCGAGGGGGTCGCCTATTTCGCACTGCATCACGGGTTGGCCAAGGCAGCGTTATTTCTGTGCGTGGGGGTCATGGTGCTGTCTGCCAGCACATATCAGCGACGCGTTGTGCTGGGTCTGGCCGCAGTGCTGGGCCTGTCGGTCGCAGGCCTGCCGCTGACGGGCGGCGCGCTGGCCAAGCTGGCCGCCAAGGAGGGGATCGGCGATATATTCGCACTGGCCGTCACCATGAGCAGTGTGACCACGACCCTTGTCTTGGGGTGGTTTCTGATCTGTCTTGCAGGGGTTGGGACGAAAACAAGCGCCGCACCCGCTTGGCAAAGCCTGTTCGCAGGTGTTGTTGTGCTTGCCGCAAGCGCGTTGACCGTGCCTTGGGTGCTTTGGTCGGGAGTGGTTGCCTTGCCGCCCGACTACCCGCTCCGGCCTGCAAATCTTCTGGACGGGGTGTGGCCCGTGCTGGTCGGGCTGGCGCTGCTTGTCCTTATCCGCCGCGCGAAAGTGGCCGAGCATCCCCCCGGTGATTTGCTGTTGCTGACCAAAGGCTGGGCGCTGCGCGCCCCCGGCCACTCCCTGTTGGCATGGCGCGGCAGGCGCAATCGCCACCGCATCCTCTTGCGGCTTTTGTTGCGTGTCAAACATGGGGAAAGGTGGCTGCTGCACTGGCCTGTCGCTGGATCGGCCCTGATGGGGGTGGCGCTTGTGCTGGCGGTACTGGTCGGGCTGTCCCGCTGA
- a CDS encoding DUF2805 domain-containing protein, which translates to MTRPEQTPETISEIIEMALSDHVSFAQIRAQHGLGPDEVKTLMRKTLKPGSYRAWRKRVRDFGTRREVYK; encoded by the coding sequence ATGACCAGACCCGAGCAGACCCCTGAAACGATCAGCGAAATCATCGAGATGGCGCTCAGCGATCATGTCAGCTTCGCGCAAATCCGCGCGCAGCATGGGTTAGGGCCGGATGAGGTGAAAACCCTGATGCGCAAGACCCTGAAACCCGGCAGCTATCGCGCATGGCGCAAGCGGGTGCGTGACTTCGGCACACGGCGCGAGGTGTATAAATGA